Proteins encoded in a region of the Misgurnus anguillicaudatus chromosome 9, ASM2758022v2, whole genome shotgun sequence genome:
- the agxt2 gene encoding alanine--glyoxylate aminotransferase 2, mitochondrial, which produces MHQVLSRINSPRLLGKTRSFNAVDVFVKLHRGSGVLCQKSAVNHPSPKLPDMPACDFKPEPYQGMSKERLLEIRKHNCNPMISKVTYYKKPVYIKQGYMQWLWDVDGRRYLDMFAGVSTVSVGHCHPKVTEAAEKQLRRVWHTTPIYIYPQLQEYAEKLVSLFPDPLKVVYFTNCGSEANDLAVLMARLHTGNFDVITLRGSYHGGSPQGTGLTSNSTYKFPVPSSLGCYNTMCPDVFRGPWGGSHCRDSPIQTTRQCSCSPGHCQANDKYIDQLKETFDTSVSSRIAAFIGESIQGVGGAVQYPKNYLKETFQLVRERGGVCITDEVQTGFGRTGSHFWGFQGHNVIPDMVTMAKGIANGFPMGAVVTTAEIASSFGKEVHFNTFAGNPLACSIASSVLDTIKEDRTQENSANVGTYLLTELAKLRDKYEIIGDVRGKGLMIGVEMVKDKVSKDPLPSQAMAEIFEDTKDMGVLIGKGGLKGQTFRIKPPMCITKDDADFFVAVFNQAVLNYLERR; this is translated from the exons ATGCATCAAGTTTTGTCTCGTATAAACAGCCCGCGTTTGCTGGGGAAAACACGCTCATTTAATGCAGTGGATGTGTTTGTGAAACTCCACAGAGGGAGCG GTGTGTTATGTCAAAAGTCAGCTGTGAATCACCCCTCACCTAAACTGCCTGACATGCCTGCATGTGACTTTAAACCTGAACCATACCAGGGCATGT CTAAAGAACGTCTGCTCGAAATCAGGAAACACAACTGTAACCCTATGATCTCAAAAGTAACATACTACAAAAAGCCAGTTTATATAAAACAGGGCTATATGCAGTGGCTTTGGGATGTGGATGGAAGACGCTATCTGGATATGTTCGCGGGGGTGTCCACTGTGAGTGTCGGACACTGTCACCC AAAAGTGACTGAAGCGGCAGAGAAACAGCTAAGGCGTGTATGGCACACGACGCCCATCTACATTTACCCACAACTGCAGGAGTACGCAGAGAAACTGGTGTCCCTTTTCCCAGACCCTCTAAAG gttGTGTATTTCACTAACTGTGGTTCTGAGGCAAATGACCTCGCAGTGCTAATGGCTCGGCTTCACACTGGAAATTTTGACGTCATAACACTCAG GGGCTCGTATCATGGTGGCAGTCCACAAGGAACAGGTCTCACATCTAACTCAACATATAAATTTCCCGTCCCCTCCTCTCTGGGCTGCTACAAC actaTGTGTCCAGATGTGTTCAGGGGTCCATGGGGAGGCAGTCACTGTAGAGACTCTCCAATTCAAACCACACGACAGTGCAGCTGCTCACCAG GTCACTGTCAGGCCAATGATAAATATATTGACCAGCTTAAAGAGACGTTTGACACAAGTGTTTCGTCTCGTATCGCTGCATTTATTGGAGAATCTATTCAG GGCGTTGGTGGAGCTGTTCAATACCCTAAAAACTACCTGAAGGAGACCTTCCAGCTTGTTCGGGAGAGAGGTGGAGTCTGTATCACAGATGAG GTACAGACTGGTTTTGGGCGCACAGGAAGTCACTTTTGGGGGTTTCAGGGACATAATGTAATTCCAGACATGGTTACTATGGCAAAGGGCATTGCTAATGGGTTCCCAATGGGTGCTGTGGTAACCACAGCAG AGATTGCCAGTTCATTTGGAAAGGAAGTTCATTTCAACACATTTGCGGGTAATCCACTGGCCTGTTCAATTGCATCTTCAGTGTTAGAT ACGATTAAAGAAGACAGGACGCAGGAGAACAGTGCTAATGTGGGGACCTACCTGCTGACAGAGTTGGCCAAACTCCGGGATAAGTACGAGATCATTGGTGACGTACGAGGAAAAGGTCTTATGATCGGGGTAGAGATGGTCAAAGATAAG GTCAGCAAAGACCCTCTCCCTTCACAAGCCATGGCTGAGATTTTCGAGGACACTAAAGACATGGGTGTGCTGATCGGAAAGGGCGGGTTGAAAGGACAG ACGTTCAGAATCAAGCCGCCTATGTGCATAACTAAAGATGATGCAGACTTCTTCGTCGCCGTGTTTAACCAGGCTGTGCTCAACTACCTGGAGAGAAGATAG